One Mycolicibacterium rufum genomic window, GTCTCCTCGAGGAACGCGCCCAGTTCGGCACCGGCCAGGTAGGCGGTGGTGAACTGCCGCTGCTGGGCGATTCGCGTCCAGGTGGGCGTCCGCACCATCTCGCCGAGCACCTTCTGCCAGTAGGCAACGGCCTGCTCGGGCATGCCGGGCGGCCCGTAGAGCCCCCGCCAGTTCGACAGCGTCACGTCGAATCCCTGCTCGCGGGCGGTCGGGACGTCGACACCGGGCACCCGCTCCTCGGCCAACACCGCCAGTGCCCGCACCGTTCCGGCCGTGATCTCGTCGACGAACTCGCTGAGCCCGCCGACCGCCACAGGGATGTGGCCGGCGCGCAGCGCGGCGATCTGATCGCCGCCGCCCTCGAGCGGCGCGTAGCGCACCGCCGACGGGTCGCCGCCCGCGGCGGACACCAGCAGGTCGAACGGCGCCTCGTCGTCCTTGGCGGCACCGACGGCGAGGTCGCCGGGACGGGTCTTCGCGGCGGCCATCACGTCGCCGAGTGTCGCGAAAGGCGCGGCCGGATCGGCGATGACGACGAAGTACTCCGTCATCAGCCGGGCGATCATCGTGACGTCGCGGTAGCCGTAGGGGGACACACCCCGGATCTGATTCATCATCATCGACAGCGACGTCACCGAGATCTGATCGTCGGCGCCGGCGTGCTGCTCGACCATCGCCGCAAGGGCATCGGCCCCGCTCCTGCCGGGCCGGTTCACCACGGTGAGCGGCACGTCGACCAGCTTCTCGCTGCGCAGCGCCTCGACGACCGACCGCAGCGTCAGATCGAAGCCACTCCCGGGACCGGCGCCGGCGATCATCGTGATCGGCGCCGACGGATACCGCGCCGGCTCTGAGACCGGTTGCGCGCGTTGGCATCCCGCGACGAGCAGAACGGCCGTCATCAGAGCGCCGATCGCGGACCGGCGGAACAGACACATGAGACGCCATTCTCGCCGACGAGGGCGCCGATCACCGGGAGG contains:
- a CDS encoding tripartite tricarboxylate transporter substrate binding protein; the encoded protein is MCLFRRSAIGALMTAVLLVAGCQRAQPVSEPARYPSAPITMIAGAGPGSGFDLTLRSVVEALRSEKLVDVPLTVVNRPGRSGADALAAMVEQHAGADDQISVTSLSMMMNQIRGVSPYGYRDVTMIARLMTEYFVVIADPAAPFATLGDVMAAAKTRPGDLAVGAAKDDEAPFDLLVSAAGGDPSAVRYAPLEGGGDQIAALRAGHIPVAVGGLSEFVDEITAGTVRALAVLAEERVPGVDVPTAREQGFDVTLSNWRGLYGPPGMPEQAVAYWQKVLGEMVRTPTWTRIAQQRQFTTAYLAGAELGAFLEETQADVKKALDDASR